In one window of Lampris incognitus isolate fLamInc1 chromosome 3, fLamInc1.hap2, whole genome shotgun sequence DNA:
- the elovl8b gene encoding ELOVL fatty acid elongase 8b, with amino-acid sequence MDSAWQKVRSVHQWILQNGDKRTDPWLLVYSPVPVCVIFVLYLCVVWAGPRLMKHREPFDLKVVLTVYNFTMVCLSVYMFHEFLVTSWLSKYSYLCQPVDYSTRPLAMRMANVCWWFFFSKVIELSDTVFFILRKKNSQLTFLHIYHHGTMIFNWWAGVKYVAGGQSFFIGLLNTFVHIVMYSYYGLAGLGPHMQKYLWWKRYLTSLQLLQFVLLTTHTGYNLFTECDFQDSMNTVVFAYCVSLIALFSNFYYQSYVNRKRKQK; translated from the exons ATGGACTCTGCCTGGCAGAAGGTCCGGTCTGTGCACCAGTGGATACTGCAGAATGGAG ACAAAAGGACGGACCCGTGGCTGCTGGTCTACTCCCCCGTCCCGGTGTGTGTCATCTTCGTGCTGTATCTCTGTGTGGTCTGGGCCGGCCCCCGGCTGATGAAACACAGGGAACCCTTCGACCTTAAAGTTGTCCTCACTGTGTACAACTTCACCatggtctgcctgtctgtgtacaTGTTCCACGAG TTTTTGGTGACATCCTGGCTGTCAAAGTACAGCTACCTGTGTCAGCCTGTGGACTACAGCACCCGCCCGCTTGCAATGAGG ATGGCCAACGTGTGCTGGTGGTTTTTCTTCTCCAAGGTCATTGAGCTCAGTGACACG GTGTTCTTCATCCTGAGGAAGAAGAACAGTCAGCTGACCTTCCTTCATATCTATCATCACGGCACCATGATCTTCAACTGGTGGGCTGGGGTCAAGTACGTGGCCGGGGGACAGT CCTTCTTCATTGGCCTGCTCAACACATTTGTCCACATTGTGATGTACTCCTACTACGGCCTGGCCGGCCTGGGGCCTCACATGCAGAAGTACCTTTGGTGGAAGCGCTACCTGACCTCTCTGCAGCTG CTGCAGTTTGTGCTGTTGACCACACACACGGGTTACAACCTGTTCACCGAGTGCGACTTCCAGGACTCCATGAACACGGTGGTGTTTGCCTACTGCGTCAGCCTCATCGCCCTCTTCAGCAACTTCTACTACCAAAGCTACGTGAACCGGAAGAGGAAACAGAAGTGA